Proteins encoded within one genomic window of Candidatus Bathyarchaeum sp.:
- a CDS encoding iron ABC transporter permease → MVDKNTVTTSDAETEKKKYKKLLAKRVGFLAVCVALLFLIAGISLAMGSASISFTEAYSAVFAKFFPDWLTVSTLADTVVWTLRLPRILVAILAGAIFAMSGSTTQAILRNPLATPYTLGVSAGAGLGASIGIILGHGILGEHLVIVGNAFVFSLIPAAVILLMIKRRGAEPATIILSGVAVMYIFSACNTLLQYFAEASAVTEAVFWLVGDLSRASWWQLPYLLIVFVVCFAINIKLSWDLNLMKMGDDSAKSLGVEVNRVRKIVLIAACISTATVVSFTGAIGFVCLLAPHICRAIIGADERFLIIASSLFGANLLLVADLIARRIIAPIMLPVGALTAFLGGPLLLYLLLKRKMSV, encoded by the coding sequence ATGGTGGACAAAAACACAGTAACAACATCTGACGCGGAAACAGAAAAGAAAAAATACAAAAAACTCCTCGCAAAACGAGTGGGATTTTTGGCTGTTTGTGTTGCTTTATTGTTTCTGATAGCTGGGATTTCCCTTGCGATGGGGTCTGCTTCAATATCTTTTACTGAAGCTTATTCTGCAGTGTTTGCCAAGTTTTTTCCGGACTGGCTCACAGTAAGCACCCTTGCAGATACTGTTGTGTGGACGCTACGACTACCTCGAATCCTTGTTGCAATTTTAGCGGGCGCAATTTTTGCCATGTCTGGGTCTACAACACAGGCGATACTGCGTAATCCTTTGGCAACTCCTTACACTTTGGGGGTTTCTGCAGGCGCCGGTTTAGGAGCATCCATTGGCATAATTTTGGGACACGGAATCCTTGGAGAACATCTAGTGATCGTTGGAAACGCCTTCGTTTTCTCGTTAATTCCTGCAGCAGTAATTTTGTTAATGATCAAACGCAGAGGCGCCGAACCCGCAACCATCATTTTGTCTGGAGTTGCAGTAATGTACATTTTTTCTGCATGTAACACATTACTGCAGTATTTTGCAGAAGCAAGCGCAGTCACAGAAGCAGTATTCTGGCTGGTTGGAGACCTATCCCGAGCATCATGGTGGCAACTACCCTACTTGCTGATTGTGTTTGTGGTATGCTTTGCAATCAACATTAAACTGTCCTGGGATCTTAACCTTATGAAAATGGGAGACGACAGCGCCAAAAGCCTAGGAGTCGAAGTAAATCGGGTAAGAAAAATCGTTTTGATTGCAGCTTGTATCTCCACAGCAACTGTAGTTAGTTTCACTGGTGCTATCGGTTTTGTTTGTCTGCTTGCCCCTCATATCTGTCGAGCAATAATCGGAGCTGATGAAAGGTTTCTAATAATAGCCTCAAGCCTGTTTGGAGCAAACCTACTACTAGTTGCAGACCTGATAGCCAGACGAATCATAGCACCAATCATGCTACCCGTAGGAGCTTTAACAGCATTTCTTGGCGGACCATTACTGCTGTATTTACTACTAAAACGAAAAATGAGCGTCTAA
- a CDS encoding class I SAM-dependent methyltransferase gives MTVVNWDELWKTKLLSTYRVDLTETNYWDKCAVGFNKKTTHMQKMTQNQLERIKVLPEYTVIDVGAGTGRLTIPLAKRVKQVTAVEPSPIMLSLLKSNAEKQNIQNIIPINLTCQQLKVNENIFPHDVVVASFSLFMNDLSKTLQKIDALATKAVYLFSSASRWLNEDLQQIIHGDKLAVTCGDYIYMYNILHDLGILANVDVWNMEGKQYYTSLDDAVSHFMETYRIASSRKEELRVYLKRMLINENGSLLFKQQKKAALIWWTKTQ, from the coding sequence ATGACGGTAGTAAACTGGGATGAACTATGGAAAACCAAGCTCCTTAGCACTTACAGAGTAGACCTAACTGAAACAAATTACTGGGACAAATGTGCGGTAGGCTTTAACAAAAAAACAACTCATATGCAAAAAATGACCCAAAATCAATTAGAAAGAATAAAAGTACTGCCAGAATACACGGTAATCGATGTTGGAGCAGGCACGGGACGGTTAACAATCCCCCTTGCTAAAAGGGTCAAACAGGTTACCGCAGTTGAGCCGTCCCCAATTATGCTTTCTTTGTTGAAGTCAAACGCAGAAAAACAAAACATCCAAAACATAATTCCAATCAACCTTACATGCCAACAACTAAAAGTTAACGAAAACATTTTCCCCCACGACGTTGTGGTAGCATCGTTTTCACTGTTCATGAATGACCTCTCAAAAACATTGCAAAAAATAGATGCACTCGCAACAAAGGCTGTATATCTGTTTTCCTCTGCTTCTAGATGGTTGAATGAAGACCTGCAACAAATCATCCATGGAGACAAACTAGCAGTCACCTGTGGCGACTACATTTACATGTATAACATTTTGCACGATCTAGGAATACTAGCCAACGTTGACGTTTGGAACATGGAAGGCAAACAATACTACACCAGTTTGGACGACGCAGTGTCTCATTTCATGGAAACTTACCGAATAGCATCTAGCCGCAAAGAAGAACTGAGAGTTTACCTTAAACGAATGCTGATAAACGAGAATGGAAGCCTTTTGTTTAAACAACAAAAGAAGGCAGCCCTCATATGGTGGACAAAAACACAGTAA
- a CDS encoding ABC transporter substrate-binding protein, with the protein MDKRVIIAIILSIIIVSSVLVAAFSLNWFGEEPETPEAESPEGNENPENENPETETPENENPETSSDMELILEVYGNADMDDKIDADDVAYLQDIIAGNSAETQFADANHDGTIDQTDVDQVNAIINSEATYITLLDGNGELLTVSLPVERIAVEYLSSAELVRILDLQDSVVGIDYAVDQLRSFYFPDNNDIECIGQMYTPDYEAVLNVDPDVLLTFSESTEEKTEKLPGVDVVYLGLYYPNVTAPEDSSFVQGILKAGYIFDRVTEAREYVTWILDLTDTLSSVTSNLAESEKPSVFITNYPYSESASVKLYAPIDTLGQVCILAGGANIGETLDSYWNSSAVTVDAEWLIEANPEYMFLHTVQYTYSGVAMGDPNHGYNIDDATSIMTCIEDYMSQPAFANIDAVKNGNVYIMAGDFRNNAMGGTLGAVYMAKILHPEEFADLDPEAIQQKYITEFMGLDYSLDEHGVFLYPAINKNGDLSGIPDSYANETESPEPEPTIDITLEVFGNADMDDNLDNDDVEYLQAIIDGSSDATEFADANNDGTIDATDIEQVNALLDGDATYITLLDGNGELLTVSLPVDRIIVEYLSNAEMVRILELEDNVVGCDYAVEQLKDFYFPENGENIVNVGKMNSPDYEAVLDVNPDLVLTFTKATEEKAEKLPGVDVVYLGLYYPNVTAPEDSSFVQGILKAGYIFDRVEQSREYVNWLLNITDTISSVAGDLDETEKNTVFITTYPYDSSATTFSCYATVDTLGQCCILSGGSNVGQSLTGYFNSSSVKVDAEWILEANPEYMFLHTVRYTYGGSMRNDPAQGYNVDNITSIQTCLEEFMSRPEFANIDAVQNDNVYIIAGDFRNNAMGGTLGAVYMANVLYPDLFTDLNPEAVHQEYITRFLRLDYSLDEQGVFLYPALNVDGNLIGVPETAGD; encoded by the coding sequence ATGGACAAACGTGTTATCATTGCAATAATTCTTTCAATAATAATTGTTAGTTCAGTACTTGTGGCAGCTTTCAGCTTAAACTGGTTTGGTGAAGAACCAGAAACCCCAGAAGCTGAATCGCCAGAAGGAAATGAAAACCCTGAAAACGAAAATCCTGAAACGGAAACCCCAGAAAATGAGAACCCTGAAACCAGCTCAGACATGGAACTGATCCTTGAGGTTTATGGAAACGCGGACATGGACGACAAAATTGATGCTGATGACGTAGCTTATCTGCAGGACATAATTGCTGGAAATTCTGCAGAAACTCAGTTTGCAGACGCAAACCATGACGGCACCATAGACCAAACTGATGTTGACCAAGTTAACGCCATCATAAACAGTGAAGCAACATACATTACCCTATTAGATGGTAATGGTGAACTTTTGACGGTTTCTCTTCCTGTGGAGCGTATTGCGGTTGAATACCTTAGCAGTGCTGAACTAGTAAGAATACTAGACCTTCAAGACAGCGTTGTTGGAATTGACTACGCAGTTGACCAACTAAGGTCATTTTACTTCCCAGACAACAACGATATAGAATGCATTGGACAAATGTATACTCCAGACTACGAAGCGGTCCTTAACGTAGACCCCGACGTGTTGTTGACCTTCAGTGAATCAACAGAAGAAAAAACAGAAAAACTCCCAGGAGTTGACGTAGTTTATTTGGGCCTATATTACCCAAATGTTACTGCTCCCGAGGACTCAAGCTTTGTCCAAGGCATACTAAAAGCCGGATACATCTTTGACCGCGTGACAGAAGCACGCGAATACGTTACATGGATTCTTGACTTAACTGACACCCTCAGTTCAGTAACAAGCAACCTAGCCGAAAGCGAAAAACCCTCAGTTTTCATAACAAACTATCCTTACTCTGAATCTGCATCAGTAAAATTGTATGCACCAATTGACACCCTCGGTCAGGTCTGCATTCTAGCAGGAGGTGCAAACATAGGAGAAACCCTTGACAGTTACTGGAACTCATCCGCAGTTACCGTTGATGCTGAATGGTTAATTGAAGCAAACCCAGAATACATGTTCCTGCACACAGTACAATATACGTACAGCGGAGTTGCAATGGGTGACCCCAACCACGGCTACAACATCGACGATGCAACTAGCATAATGACTTGCATAGAAGATTACATGTCCCAACCTGCTTTTGCAAACATAGATGCAGTAAAAAACGGTAATGTCTACATAATGGCTGGAGATTTCCGAAACAACGCCATGGGCGGAACCCTAGGTGCAGTATACATGGCAAAAATATTGCATCCAGAAGAATTTGCTGACTTAGACCCTGAAGCAATACAACAAAAATACATAACAGAATTCATGGGACTGGATTACAGCCTAGACGAACACGGAGTCTTCTTATATCCCGCAATCAACAAAAACGGCGATTTATCTGGAATACCCGACAGCTACGCTAATGAAACGGAATCTCCTGAACCCGAACCTACCATAGACATAACCTTGGAAGTTTTTGGAAATGCAGATATGGACGATAACCTAGACAACGATGACGTTGAATACCTACAAGCCATAATTGACGGCAGTTCTGATGCCACTGAATTTGCAGATGCAAACAATGATGGCACTATTGATGCAACAGACATTGAACAAGTAAACGCCTTGCTAGATGGCGACGCAACATACATAACCTTACTTGATGGAAATGGTGAACTCCTAACTGTATCCTTGCCGGTAGACCGAATCATTGTTGAATACCTCAGTAACGCCGAAATGGTTCGTATCCTCGAATTAGAAGACAACGTAGTAGGTTGTGACTATGCCGTTGAACAACTCAAAGACTTCTACTTCCCCGAAAACGGAGAAAACATTGTAAACGTTGGAAAAATGAACTCTCCAGATTATGAAGCTGTTTTAGATGTTAACCCTGATTTGGTGTTAACTTTCACTAAAGCAACAGAAGAAAAAGCCGAAAAACTCCCAGGAGTTGACGTAGTTTATTTGGGCCTATATTACCCAAATGTTACTGCTCCCGAGGACTCAAGCTTTGTTCAAGGCATACTAAAAGCCGGATACATCTTTGACCGAGTTGAACAATCTCGAGAATACGTAAATTGGCTACTGAACATAACTGATACAATCAGCTCCGTAGCTGGCGACCTCGACGAAACAGAAAAAAACACAGTGTTCATAACAACTTATCCTTACGACAGCTCAGCCACCACTTTTTCGTGCTATGCAACTGTTGATACCCTTGGTCAGTGCTGTATTCTCTCTGGGGGATCAAACGTTGGGCAATCCCTTACAGGATACTTTAATTCCTCTTCAGTAAAAGTTGACGCTGAATGGATACTTGAAGCAAACCCAGAATACATGTTCCTGCACACAGTACGATACACCTACGGTGGATCAATGCGAAACGACCCTGCACAAGGATATAACGTTGACAACATAACCAGCATACAAACCTGTTTAGAAGAATTCATGTCCCGACCCGAATTCGCAAACATCGACGCAGTTCAAAACGACAATGTCTACATAATAGCTGGAGATTTCCGAAACAACGCCATGGGCGGAACCCTAGGTGCAGTATACATGGCAAATGTGTTGTATCCTGACCTATTCACCGACCTAAATCCCGAAGCAGTACACCAAGAATACATAACCCGGTTCCTACGACTGGATTACAGTCTAGATGAGCAAGGAGTTTTCTTGTATCCTGCTTTGAATGTTGACGGCAACCTGATTGGGGTACCTGAAACCGCTGGGGATTAA
- a CDS encoding ABC transporter ATP-binding protein: MELAVNDVSFKYNSTLSLDKVSLEVYEAETLGIIGPNGSGKTTLLKCINKILTPKGGNILLNGNNIHKMSRMEIAKSIGYVPQSSSSAQALTVFEVVLMGRRPHIGWQSSDKDIEKAWEVLGLLKIEHLAMRSFNELSGGEQQRVIIARSLAQEAKVLLFDEPTSNLDIRHQLEVMELSRDLVGKQQLAVVVAIHDLNLASRYCDKIVMMKKGQIVAAGKPTDVLTPENIKSVYGVEVAINYHNHIPNIIPIKSLPRFN, from the coding sequence ATGGAACTAGCAGTAAACGACGTTTCTTTCAAATACAACAGTACATTATCCCTCGACAAGGTATCCTTGGAAGTTTACGAAGCCGAAACCCTTGGAATAATCGGACCCAACGGTTCAGGCAAAACCACCCTTCTTAAATGCATAAATAAAATCCTAACCCCCAAAGGCGGAAACATTCTGCTCAATGGAAACAACATTCACAAAATGAGCCGCATGGAAATCGCCAAAAGCATCGGATACGTTCCCCAAAGCTCAAGCAGCGCCCAAGCATTAACAGTTTTTGAAGTGGTGTTAATGGGCAGACGACCCCACATTGGATGGCAAAGCAGCGACAAAGACATTGAAAAAGCTTGGGAAGTTTTAGGATTGCTTAAAATTGAGCACCTCGCCATGCGCAGTTTTAATGAACTCAGTGGGGGCGAACAACAACGCGTAATTATTGCACGTTCCCTAGCCCAAGAAGCAAAAGTTCTATTGTTTGACGAGCCCACAAGCAATCTGGACATTCGACATCAACTCGAAGTCATGGAACTGTCACGAGACCTAGTTGGAAAACAACAACTGGCGGTAGTGGTTGCAATTCATGACCTTAACTTGGCATCTCGATACTGCGACAAAATCGTAATGATGAAAAAGGGGCAAATTGTTGCCGCCGGAAAACCAACCGACGTTTTAACTCCAGAAAACATAAAATCCGTTTATGGCGTTGAAGTAGCAATAAACTATCATAACCACATACCTAACATAATACCGATTAAATCATTACCTAGGTTCAATTAG
- a CDS encoding OB-fold nucleic acid binding domain-containing protein, with the protein MKINELRDGMKKVDVEADVVEKSDVREVRSRYTNDTYRVADATIEDETGKITLTLWNEQTEEVNVGDRVKIENGYIKSFRDVLQLNSGKYGTLTVL; encoded by the coding sequence TTGAAAATTAATGAACTAAGAGATGGAATGAAAAAAGTAGATGTTGAAGCCGACGTAGTCGAAAAATCAGATGTCCGCGAAGTACGCTCACGATACACCAACGACACCTACCGCGTAGCAGACGCAACAATTGAAGACGAAACAGGCAAAATCACCCTGACCCTATGGAACGAACAAACCGAAGAAGTCAACGTAGGCGACCGCGTCAAAATCGAAAATGGTTACATCAAATCTTTCAGAGATGTGCTTCAGCTCAACTCAGGAAAATACGGGACCCTAACCGTCCTGTAA
- a CDS encoding DUF211 domain-containing protein has protein sequence MIRRLVLDVLKPHKPSVVEVSEALSHLDGVEGVNIIINEIDQQVENAKVILAGIALDFAEIQAKLEEFGATIHSVDEVAAGKRIVEEVKTPQDSSARM, from the coding sequence ATGATCAGAAGACTTGTTCTAGATGTCTTAAAACCCCACAAGCCAAGTGTTGTTGAAGTTTCTGAAGCTCTCAGTCACCTTGACGGTGTGGAAGGCGTAAATATAATAATAAACGAAATTGACCAGCAAGTAGAAAACGCTAAAGTTATCCTTGCAGGTATTGCCCTTGATTTTGCAGAAATTCAAGCAAAACTTGAAGAGTTCGGTGCTACCATTCATTCTGTTGATGAGGTTGCAGCTGGCAAGCGTATAGTTGAGGAAGTGAAAACTCCTCAAGATAGTTCTGCTAGAATGTAA
- a CDS encoding DUF1295 domain-containing protein has protein sequence MWATLFKLVQFLIMGIFVIFVSDFRQKRGMTPLINEKITQLIKLTYFVPVIICAYTLTTIDYLTGFDYVALILTVLGTVAVVKSKLDLGIAHTWAGYCNKSSKLEVTGIYAYIRHPLYAGVNLFCIGELFVLVFHAPWYLTVVAFVLGLVLVSFLAVSASKETNYLTKKLGKEFINYKNQVHPFLPLKKYT, from the coding sequence ATGTGGGCCACACTCTTCAAACTGGTTCAGTTCTTAATCATGGGCATCTTTGTGATTTTTGTTTCAGACTTTCGACAAAAAAGGGGAATGACTCCCCTAATCAATGAAAAAATCACGCAACTAATAAAACTCACATACTTCGTACCTGTAATAATCTGTGCATACACGCTCACTACAATTGATTATCTGACTGGTTTTGATTATGTGGCACTGATACTTACCGTTCTAGGCACCGTTGCAGTCGTAAAATCTAAACTAGACCTAGGCATCGCCCACACCTGGGCAGGATACTGCAACAAATCCTCAAAACTAGAAGTCACCGGAATATACGCATACATTCGCCATCCCCTCTATGCCGGAGTGAACTTGTTCTGTATAGGGGAGCTGTTTGTGCTAGTTTTTCACGCACCATGGTATCTAACCGTGGTTGCCTTTGTGCTGGGTTTGGTTTTAGTTTCCTTTCTTGCAGTGAGTGCTTCAAAAGAAACAAACTACCTAACAAAAAAACTGGGCAAAGAGTTCATCAACTACAAAAACCAAGTCCACCCCTTTTTACCCCTGAAAAAATACACATAG
- a CDS encoding DUF4184 family protein, whose protein sequence is MPVTPLHYPIAYFIHKLDKQLSLPGLIVGCMFPDLENPFIMLFLGTEVPNRLVLHSIFGAATIGTFLAVIVTVKVYPYLVSSLFGVNKERVKTKCKLSLGLVVSVLIGILSHVLLDVTNHPYNPLFWPFSSSFINSPIYFALGTTFGSLYMQVIMGALLVGLIIVNRENLFEKLLVG, encoded by the coding sequence TTGCCGGTAACTCCTCTACATTACCCGATTGCATATTTCATCCACAAGCTTGACAAACAACTCAGTTTGCCAGGCCTGATTGTTGGTTGCATGTTTCCTGACCTTGAAAATCCTTTCATTATGTTGTTTTTGGGAACTGAAGTCCCGAATCGACTGGTGCTTCACAGCATCTTTGGGGCTGCTACAATTGGAACCTTTCTTGCAGTAATCGTTACCGTCAAAGTCTACCCGTACTTAGTAAGCAGTCTGTTTGGTGTTAACAAAGAACGAGTGAAAACCAAATGCAAACTATCTTTGGGGCTAGTCGTTTCAGTTCTTATTGGGATTCTTTCTCATGTTTTGTTAGATGTCACAAACCACCCGTATAACCCACTTTTTTGGCCTTTCAGTTCCAGCTTCATAAATAGCCCAATCTATTTTGCCCTTGGAACAACCTTTGGATCCTTGTATATGCAAGTTATAATGGGTGCCCTTCTTGTTGGCTTGATTATAGTTAATCGTGAAAACTTGTTTGAAAAGTTACTTGTTGGATAG
- a CDS encoding glutamate synthase-related protein encodes MNLRQPNADEATATFNRSKSVAPMSGLCSRCIDGCKGGCEIWLSSFRGREVLYPGPFGDVTAGADKNYPVDYSHLNIQGYARGAKGLPEGVEADPDTALFPNVDTETEYGWTKKVKMRVPIFTGALGSTEIARKNWEHFAIGAAISGITLVCGENVCGIDPELKLDSNGKITSAPEMDRRIGIYKKFHEGYGELLVQMNVEDTRFGVAEYVSSKHNLDTIELKWGQGAKCIGGEIKVKSLKRAVELKKRGYVVSPDPTLTENQIAFNEGAIKEFERHSRLGFVTKEAFLEEVDRLRGLGFKRVTLKTGAYSALELAMALRYGAEAKLDLLTIDGAPGGTGMSPWPMMNEWGIPTFYLQALTYKFTQKLKARGMRVPDLAMAGGFSSEDGVFKALAMGSPDMKAVCMGRGLMIPGMVGKNIDQWLKEGNLPKSVSKYGNSVNEIFVAYAELKEKFGADMKDIPLGAVAIYTYCQKFRVGLQQLMAGSRNFNLSTISRKDLMALTEEASKISGIPYVMDAYGEEANKVLEE; translated from the coding sequence ATGAATTTAAGACAACCAAACGCAGATGAAGCAACAGCCACATTCAACAGATCAAAAAGCGTTGCCCCAATGTCGGGACTATGTTCGCGATGTATTGATGGATGCAAAGGCGGTTGTGAAATTTGGCTATCATCCTTTAGAGGTCGAGAAGTCCTCTACCCTGGACCCTTTGGAGATGTAACAGCAGGAGCAGACAAAAATTATCCCGTTGATTATTCTCATCTGAACATTCAAGGATACGCCCGAGGCGCAAAAGGTCTGCCTGAAGGCGTAGAAGCAGATCCAGATACTGCTTTGTTCCCTAATGTAGACACAGAAACAGAATACGGCTGGACAAAAAAAGTCAAAATGCGCGTTCCAATATTCACTGGCGCATTAGGCTCAACTGAAATTGCCCGCAAAAACTGGGAACACTTTGCAATCGGAGCAGCAATTTCAGGAATCACTCTTGTTTGTGGAGAAAACGTTTGTGGAATTGACCCTGAATTAAAACTTGACAGCAACGGAAAAATCACTAGTGCACCAGAAATGGACCGCAGGATCGGAATCTACAAAAAATTCCACGAAGGTTATGGTGAACTTTTGGTTCAAATGAACGTAGAAGACACCCGCTTCGGAGTCGCTGAATATGTGTCATCAAAACACAATTTGGACACTATCGAACTCAAATGGGGACAAGGCGCCAAATGTATCGGTGGAGAAATTAAAGTAAAATCTTTGAAACGCGCAGTAGAACTCAAAAAACGAGGTTACGTAGTTTCACCTGACCCCACCCTCACAGAAAACCAAATTGCCTTCAACGAAGGGGCAATCAAAGAGTTTGAACGTCACTCACGATTGGGTTTTGTAACCAAGGAAGCATTCTTGGAAGAAGTTGACCGCCTCCGCGGATTAGGCTTCAAACGCGTAACCCTGAAAACTGGTGCCTACTCTGCCTTGGAATTAGCAATGGCCCTACGATACGGTGCAGAAGCAAAACTAGACCTTCTCACAATCGACGGTGCACCCGGCGGCACCGGCATGAGCCCATGGCCCATGATGAACGAGTGGGGAATTCCAACCTTCTACCTGCAAGCCTTAACTTACAAGTTCACTCAAAAACTCAAAGCTCGAGGCATGCGCGTTCCAGACCTTGCAATGGCTGGTGGATTCTCGTCAGAAGATGGCGTGTTCAAAGCCCTTGCAATGGGTAGCCCAGACATGAAAGCAGTCTGTATGGGACGAGGTTTAATGATACCTGGAATGGTCGGAAAGAACATTGACCAATGGCTCAAAGAAGGTAATTTGCCTAAATCAGTTTCCAAGTATGGCAATTCAGTTAACGAAATCTTTGTCGCCTACGCAGAACTCAAAGAAAAATTCGGCGCAGACATGAAAGACATACCTCTGGGTGCTGTTGCTATCTACACATATTGTCAAAAGTTCAGAGTTGGGCTACAACAACTCATGGCCGGAAGCAGAAACTTCAACCTATCAACAATCAGCCGCAAAGATCTGATGGCACTAACCGAAGAAGCTTCAAAAATCTCAGGCATCCCATACGTAATGGATGCCTACGGCGAAGAAGCCAACAAAGTCCTAGAAGAATAA
- a CDS encoding LemA family protein: MDRKWIIVVAIVLIVVVVGVIFASLYYGAYNNLVSLEETVDTEWADIEQELQRRYDLIPRVVNASKLYINYEGSILQNVTELRTQWAAAMNSGDLDSINDATGQLDSAVNNLIVTIEAYPELKASQVVEDLIIELEGTENRISTERSRYNDAVRDYNTARRSFPANIWSAGWGFEGKEYFEATVGASTEVPNVPLN, translated from the coding sequence ATGGACAGAAAATGGATTATCGTAGTGGCAATTGTACTCATTGTTGTTGTGGTTGGAGTAATTTTTGCTTCCTTGTATTATGGTGCTTACAATAATTTGGTTAGTCTAGAAGAAACAGTAGACACGGAATGGGCAGATATTGAACAAGAACTTCAAAGAAGATATGATTTGATTCCCCGTGTTGTGAATGCGTCTAAGCTTTACATTAACTATGAAGGTTCTATCCTTCAAAACGTCACAGAACTTAGAACTCAATGGGCAGCCGCAATGAATTCTGGGGACCTTGATTCCATTAACGATGCCACCGGGCAACTTGATTCTGCAGTAAACAACTTGATTGTTACCATCGAAGCATATCCCGAACTGAAAGCCTCACAAGTCGTTGAAGATTTGATTATCGAGCTTGAAGGTACAGAAAACCGAATTTCCACAGAACGTAGCAGATACAACGATGCTGTAAGGGATTACAACACTGCACGGCGCTCGTTCCCTGCAAACATATGGTCTGCAGGATGGGGATTTGAAGGCAAAGAATACTTTGAAGCCACAGTAGGAGCCAGTACTGAAGTACCAAATGTGCCCCTAAACTAA
- a CDS encoding TPM domain-containing protein, with amino-acid sequence MHSVPRWVLFSFLTLVVVVSVVGAIPIFVEPVNGQVISDEWKNEIEAYLLDVDKNTTAEIVVYVVDSLYGHGITKDGVEINDITQLGVHIFNEVALDTPYGAVVGIGKAGKDNGVLVLVAMQERKWRIEVGYGLEGYITDVESYRIAEEYLVPKFQDGLYGEGLAYTVIALALEIPDVESGDQMSTRGRYVYDGAQSASSYDDEEVPWWVVVIIVVFVLVMIRFGGYFGGGVGRRRGGWGGGFGGRGGSGGGGGGGGSGGGGSGGGW; translated from the coding sequence ATGCATTCAGTACCACGATGGGTTCTTTTTTCTTTTCTTACGTTAGTTGTGGTTGTGTCTGTTGTAGGGGCAATCCCAATTTTTGTTGAGCCTGTTAATGGACAAGTGATTTCTGACGAATGGAAAAACGAAATTGAGGCATACCTTCTGGATGTGGACAAAAACACCACTGCAGAAATCGTCGTCTATGTTGTTGATTCTTTGTATGGGCATGGAATCACAAAAGACGGAGTAGAAATCAACGACATAACCCAGCTGGGTGTGCACATCTTCAATGAAGTAGCTCTGGATACGCCTTACGGGGCTGTGGTTGGAATTGGCAAAGCTGGCAAGGATAATGGGGTTTTGGTTCTTGTTGCTATGCAAGAACGCAAATGGAGAATCGAAGTTGGTTATGGACTGGAAGGTTACATAACAGACGTAGAATCCTATAGAATCGCAGAAGAATACCTAGTTCCCAAGTTTCAAGACGGGCTGTACGGAGAAGGCTTGGCTTACACTGTTATTGCTCTTGCTTTGGAAATTCCAGACGTAGAATCCGGTGATCAAATGTCAACCCGTGGACGATACGTTTACGATGGGGCTCAATCAGCTTCATCATATGATGATGAAGAAGTTCCATGGTGGGTAGTTGTAATTATTGTGGTTTTTGTGCTGGTGATGATTCGATTTGGTGGTTATTTCGGTGGAGGAGTAGGACGACGACGCGGAGGCTGGGGTGGCGGTTTCGGCGGAAGAGGCGGCTCAGGAGGGGGCGGAGGCGGTGGAGGCTCAGGTGGAGGAGGCTCCGGCGGCGGCTGGTGA